A part of Candidatus Methylomirabilis tolerans genomic DNA contains:
- a CDS encoding methane monooxygenase/ammonia monooxygenase subunit A — translation MALLTPQQALSLERKFDIIVIVAAFTGTVAGYHIHQMLTVGDWDFWLDWKDRRWWVTLTPILLITFPAATQYFMWEKMRLPIGATFCVMTLHFGQWMNRVFNFYYWAWFPVNFTAPGLMIPSAIFLDVTLMMTGSYMFTALFGGMGWSLLFYPANWTWLAPFHLAYKHPSGPLMSIADLMGMEYVRSATPEYIRIVERGTLRTFGRDVTPVSSFFAGFISGIIYLWWVWMGKVISKPVWISRT, via the coding sequence ATGGCGCTCTTGACACCACAGCAAGCTCTAAGCCTGGAGCGAAAGTTCGATATTATCGTTATTGTTGCTGCATTCACGGGTACGGTCGCAGGATATCACATTCACCAGATGCTGACCGTTGGCGACTGGGACTTTTGGTTGGACTGGAAGGATCGGCGATGGTGGGTCACGTTGACGCCGATCCTGTTGATCACCTTTCCCGCGGCGACGCAATATTTTATGTGGGAGAAAATGCGTCTACCGATCGGCGCCACCTTTTGCGTCATGACGCTTCATTTCGGTCAATGGATGAATCGTGTTTTCAATTTTTATTACTGGGCTTGGTTCCCGGTCAACTTTACCGCCCCTGGCCTGATGATTCCCAGCGCGATTTTTTTGGACGTCACGCTGATGATGACGGGAAGCTACATGTTCACGGCGCTGTTCGGGGGCATGGGATGGTCCCTGTTGTTCTATCCGGCGAACTGGACGTGGCTCGCTCCGTTTCACTTGGCCTATAAGCATCCAAGCGGGCCGCTCATGTCGATTGCTGATCTGATGGGGATGGAGTATGTGCGCTCCGCCACGCCGGAGTACATCAGGATCGTAGAGCGCGGGACGTTGCGGACGTTCGGAAGGGATGTCACGCCGGTTTCCTCGTTCTTTGCCGGGTTTATCAGCGGAATCATCTACCTCTGGTGGGTTTGGATGGGGAAGGTAATCAGTAAGCCGGTATGGATTTCGCGGACGTAG